A portion of the Stegostoma tigrinum isolate sSteTig4 chromosome 46, sSteTig4.hap1, whole genome shotgun sequence genome contains these proteins:
- the LOC132207383 gene encoding probable G-protein coupled receptor 139, protein MSRPIDDVLKIYYMILAVIGVPANLLAIVILSRRKCGLSTCTTRYLVAMALADFTVIMISAVLWYISFYYFPGTFLDIAPVCSLKTVLASATTDCSVWFTVAFSFDRFVAICCQKLKMKYCTGKTAALVLTVTCILLCLRNIPYYFTFEPLMIIDNVPWLCTVKPSYYSDPGWVGFDWFDRILTPFLPFTLILLINALTVQHILVTSRVRKGLRGQSNGKNPRDTEMESRRKSVILLFTISGSFIVLWSVYVIEFLYSKIKGTSPEDYTLSEFIFQQIGWMLLNLNCGINTFIYGLTQSKFREQIENTLRYPVTAIIQLMKKYSS, encoded by the exons ATGTCTCGTCCAATTGATGACGTCCTGAAAATATATTACATGATTCTCGCTGTCATTGGAGTTCCTG CTAATTTACTGGCAATTGTGATCCTATCCCGCAGAAAGTGTGGCCTCTCAACATGCACAACACGCTATCTGGTGGCCATGGCATTGGCGGATTTCACAGTCATTATGATAAGCGCTGTACTGTGGTATATCAGTTTTTATTATTTCCCAGGGACTTTCCTGGATATTGCCCCTGTGTGTAGTCTCAAAACTGTCCTGGCTTCTGCAACTACAgattgttctgtctggttcactgtcgctttctcctttgatcgatttgtggccatttgttgccagaagctgaaaatgaaatattgcacTGGGAAAACTGCAGCTTTGGTTCTCACAGTGACCTGCATTCTGCTATGTTTAAGAAACATCCCATACTACTTTACATTTGAACCACTGATGATTATTGACAATGTACCGTGGCTCTGTACTGTGAAACCAAGCTATTACTCTGATCCCGGATGGGTGGGATTTGATTGGTTTGATCGGATTTTAACCCCTTTTCTCCCATTCACTTTAATTCTATTGATCAATGCTCTGACAGTCCAACACATTTTAGTAACTAGTCGAGTACGTAAAGGACTAAGAGGTCAGAGCAATGGAAAGAATCCTAgagacacagagatggagagcagaaggaaGTCTGTCATTTTACTCTTCACCATATCGGGCAGCTTCATTGTCCTGTGGTCAGTGTATGTTATCGAATTCTTGTACTCTAAAATTAAGGGAACCAGTCCTGAAGATTACACACTTTCTGAATTTATATTTCAACAAATTGGATGGATGCTGCTCAATCTAAATTGTGGCATAAATACCTTCATTTATGGGTTGACTCAGTCCAAATTTCGAGAGCAGATCGAGAACACGTTGAGATATCCAGTCACAGCAATTATTCAATTAATGAAGAAATATAGCAGCTGA